Within Anopheles nili chromosome 3, idAnoNiliSN_F5_01, whole genome shotgun sequence, the genomic segment TgtaataaaagtgaaaaaaaattaatgtttcgtttgatctcATCGAATATAACAATTGCATCATGTTTAGTAAATGAGGTTAGATTTGCTGCTCAAAGCAAAGATAGACAGCGGAAGGAATGTTTCTAGCCGTTGTCTACTTCACAACAACATTGTGGTAGACTAACTACGAACTAGGATTggtaaaatattacaaaagcATGAAAATTAACATACTTTAATCACTTTACCGGCAGATAAACTTTGCGAAATACAAAACGTGAATCCACGGCAACTTATAGAGATTGACTGACTGCTGATGATATTTTTACATGCCATTTGTGACAGAACAGATTAAGTAGCTGTGTTGCCAGCACAACAGATTGTTAACATCATCAACTCATAGCGCAGTATTACtctatttaaatttttgaaaaatgaaaaaatactGAAAACCTACTTAAGTACGAGTAGCGTACCAAAGTAGCGAGTAAAAAATCTAGAAAAGATTAAAACTATATGAACGGTTATtcaaaaaatcacaaccacTGGTAATATGCCTGAAAAGGAATGTTGTAAAGTTTACTTTATTGTgtaaatgtgtgttttgtttgactGGCAAAGTGCAATTGCACTTCGAGGAAGTGCAGGTGTTCGGCAAGCATCCATGTGTTTTAGGTAAAACATCTACGTCATGacttttttccaacccatcgaTGCATCGCAGATAGAAACGCAATTATAtatcacaaaacaaataagcatccaatttaaaatcatttcctACCTAATGTGTAACCTTTGGAACACGAATACAACAATCTATTGGATGAAATCTCACGCCACGATAGAATAATACATGGAGGATATGATTACGatatcgaaaaataaatactgAAGATAAGCACCAAAAATATGGCAACTACTACTGCCACAAGAATAAATTTTTCTCGCATTGCACGTAAAATCATAGAGTTCAGTATTCTTGACGATCTGCCTAAGTCCGCGTCCGTCTCTCGAAGCTAGAAAAACGATACCATTGTAACGTTAGATAAATGAAACCTGCTTTTCTTGAACCACTTACCCTGCCTCGCGAACGTTGTATGGTTTCTCGCTGTTGATTGAGGTCCGATAAAACCTGTGTTCCAATCTGCTCCGTTTCGACTGAAATACGGTACGCGTCATTTAGATAGTTACTGGTTCGTTCCAATCGTTCCGTGTTATCAAGAAGCCGACGCTTTTGGTCCTCTTGTATGCCTATCTCGTCGAAATCATCCACTGCTGAATCATAGCCACCCTTCGATCGCGCCACTTTGGCGTTCGTGAACTCCTGCTGCAGCCGTTTCCATTCGGCCTGATAGCAATTCAACCGAGATGTGTAGGCAGCGCGAGAGTTTTGCGGGATGTCACGAATTTCGAGCCCAATTTGCTCGAGCAGCTCCTGCGATTCTTCTAGCTGGCGATCGATGTCCGAAATCAGTTTGTTGCGATCCGCTGCAAAACAATACCCATCATTAGTTTTGTGAGAGAGGTtttactcaaaaaaaaacagccaccatATTTTCCCCATTAGCTGGTATGTAGTTTCGTACCTCCACTTGCGACGGCAATTCGTCCAATCTGAGCAGTAATTTCTGCCGTTTGAACAGCATATTGTTGTTCGTAGTCCTGTATTAGCTCCATCGAGTAAAATAATCCTCACTATTGAAAAATAGCATCCATACTATTTTCGTATCTACTTTCATGTCATTTTTTATGCTATGTTTTTGTGTCAAATGGATTGACAGGAGATACAGGGCTGCCTCAAAAAGTTCTGAAATTTAAATGCATAAATTGgttaaaaataagcaaaactAAAGTACAAACTCATTTTAACCATTTGTTTTCAGTAacgttgtgtatttttttatttcacagaTGGTTTTTGAGCCAACGCCGTACAA encodes:
- the LOC128725898 gene encoding vesicle transport through interaction with t-SNAREs homolog 1A, with the translated sequence MELIQDYEQQYAVQTAEITAQIGRIAVASGADRNKLISDIDRQLEESQELLEQIGLEIRDIPQNSRAAYTSRLNCYQAEWKRLQQEFTNAKVARSKGGYDSAVDDFDEIGIQEDQKRRLLDNTERLERTSNYLNDAYRISVETEQIGTQVLSDLNQQRETIQRSRGRLRETDADLGRSSRILNSMILRAMREKFILVAVVVAIFLVLIFSIYFSIS